TGTGCGGACGTGTCGCAGCCCGCGTGAGAATGTCACGAACTTCCGCTTCCATGGAACGACCGTGTTCCTTGGCTTGTTCAGCCAGGCGTCGTTTCACGGAATCGTCGAGACCACGAACAATGATTGATGACACGTGACCACCTCCTTCTTGATATCAATGATGATATCAATCATGCCAACAGTAGACCACTGAACAGTTGTGACTCAATTGCTCAATGTCGAGGCCGGTGACGGCCATCCACGAGCATCCCCCATACGCAGCTGCCGTTCAGCGACTCACAAGTGCGTCAAGAAATGCGGGCCTAGCATTTCTTGGGCAACACCTCCCAGGATGCTTCCGCGGCACCCCGCGGGTTTCAATACCTTGAAGGGACAGCGGCACGATGAATGCAATAACAGTTCACGACTCGGCAGAATTGGCCAAGGCACTCAGTGAAGGAGCCCCGGTGATCGAGGTGGATGGGGAAATCTCCGGTTCGCCGATGATCACCCTGCCGCCAGGGACGACATTGCGTGGCGGCACCCTTCGGTTTGGCGCGCGAGGCGTGCGGCTCACCGCTGACAACACGCTCGAAGACGTCACCATCGTGGTACCCGACCATGAAACCGCAATTACGAACGACACCAGTGTGTCGGATCTGGGGACCCTGACGCTGCGCAACGTCACGACCCACGGACAGGTCCTCATCCTCGCCAAGGATCAGGTGCGATCCGGTCACGTCCAAGTTGAGGGCGTCCACGTGGCGAGTGCGGATGTCCGTGGTCGCGCCGCTCGGCCGCACGGGTTCGGCGTTGACGCGCTGCAGGGTGGTTTCACGCTGTGGAATATGCAGGCCGACCCGGGGGTGTCGCTGACGGCGGAGTTGCTGGACATCTCCGCCGGTAGCGCCGAAACTCCCATTCGAGGTTCGGGCGTATTCGTGGGCGGCCACGGCGACTGGGATGGAAAAGCGGACGGCGGGACGATTCGCGTCGCTCGACTGCGTACCGGGGAGATTCACACGGATGGTGGCATTCCCGAAGGCACACCCGACCTGATCTCGGGTGGAGTATTCGTCATCAGCGGCGCCACCGTCGAGAACGTCGAGTCCGTCGGGCCCGTCACCACCTACGGCCAAAACGACATGGTCCTCGATAACTGGGGTGCCGTGCACGCGTGGACCGCGACTGCGCCCGTGACCTCGCACGGCCCCAGCGGAATCGGATTCGTGAACTTCGGCGACATTGGGGTCCTCGACGTGCAGTCCCCCATCGTGACGACCGGCAAGGGTGCGCGGGGTTTCAACCTCTATGACGGCAGCCTCGACGAGGCGCGTTTTGAGAGCATCGCCACGACCGGGGATGGGTCGATCGGCATCCAGGTCAGCAAGCCGCTGCGTCGGCTCTCGGTTGCGGGCGATGTTACGACAACCGGGGGCGAGGGCCTGAGCCTAGTCAAGGGCGTACAGGTGACGCTCCAGGCCATCGCGCTCAGCGTGAAGCGTGCCGGTTACATCGAGATGCTCGAAATCGGCGGCAAGCTCGCGACAGGAGGCGACAACGTCCCGACGCTGGAAGTCGAAGGCACTGTCGACACCTGCAACATC
This DNA window, taken from Gulosibacter molinativorax, encodes the following:
- a CDS encoding FitA-like ribbon-helix-helix domain-containing protein, with the protein product MSSIIVRGLDDSVKRRLAEQAKEHGRSMEAEVRDILTRAATRPHIGLALAQAARQVGGVDDLQIPKRTDAARVVDFE